The window CAGGTCGAGGACGCGCCGCACCCCGAATATCGCCGTCATGTCTCGTTTGAGGACTTTGTCGATGATGTCTTCCCGGAGAAGGCGCTGAGCCTGGGTGATGCTTTCGACCTGTGCGGTTTGGGGGAAGCCGCCCCGAAGCAGATATTCGTGGAAATGTCCGACATAGGCTCCCGCAGCCTCCATGCACCGGTGGATTTCCCGAGGGGTCCAGTCGAAGAGTTCTTTCAAGGACGAGAGTTCGGGAAGGTCGGGCAGTTGGAGTTTCTTGATCTTGATGTATTCATAAAAGGACAGGGTGGTCAGTTTGATGATATGCCAGCGGCCTACGCCCGATTCCTGCTCGGCTTCGACGAGCGGCACCGCGGATCCTGTGAAAGCGATGCGCCGGTGCTTCTGGAAGTCGACCTGATGCTTGATCCATGTACCCCATTGACGGATGAACTGTGCTTCGTCCAGGAAAAGGTATTCAGATCCCTCCGTTCTGGGCTCCATCTCCCGCCATGCAGCGATGACCTCGTCGATGCCGGCCAGTTTGAGCATGGGGTGATCGAAGGTGGCATAAAGGATATTGGCAGGCGGAACACCCTCCTGCAGCAGTTGCTGGATCGCCTGCAGAATGAGCGTCGTCTTGCCCACCTGCCGGGCGCCTGAAAGCATGACCGCCCGGGGGGCGGGAGGGGGCAGAAGCCAGGAGTAAAATTCACGGAAGACCGCCCGCCGCCAATGGGGGAGATCTGGGATGCTTTCCTTCCGCCACCATGGATTGAATTGGGAGAGAACCGAAAAAAGCTCTTCAGAAGGTATTTTCATGGATCGATTCTAACAAAAAAAACCATTTTGTGAAAGTATATTTTTATTAATGCACCCAAGAGCGCTGTGTGCCTGCCCCTTTCCGGTCAACTGAATCGTCGTACTCCTTTTCACTGGCCGGGGAGGAAAATCCGGCCGCCCGTTCTGGAGACATTCGGTTCCTGAAATCGTTGACCGCCCGCCCTTCGGTCGACATCGTCATTCGGCGACCTCCTGAAAATCGATCGTGTGTGCAGAAGCGATCTGAAGATCGCCCAGGTGGGAGCGATGCGGCCTAAGGGGCGGGACCTTTCACCGGGATCTGGAGAGAGGACGTCACCGTTTGGTGATGGACGCACCCGGGGCCATTGGCCTTCGACCGCGAAACCGCCGAATTGACAGAAGAGGTGCACTCCGTTACATTGACAGAAAAAAACTCCACCAACCCTCCGAGGAGCGACACGTGCTGCCCAAGATCGATCCCACCCGGACGAATGCCTGGCGGAAGCTCGCGCGGCATTTCGAGCTGGTCGAGCCCCTCCACATGCGGGACCTCTTCAAACAGGACCCCCGCCGTTTCGAAAAGTTCTCCATCCGATTCGACGACATCCTGGTCGATTATTCCAAGAACCGGATCACCGAAGAAACCCTGGCGCTGCTCTTCGAACTCGCGGAGGAGGTCCGCCTGAAAGACGCGGTCGCGAGCCTTTTCAGCGGCGAGCGGATCAACGAGACCGAGAATCGCCCGGTGCTCCACATGGCCCTGCGCAACCGCCCCGACCAGCCGGTTCGGGTGGACGGGCGGGATGTCATGCCGGAGGTGGACGCGGTGCTCCGCAAGATGGCGCGTTTTTCGGAGGCGGTCCGCGGGGGCGCCTGGACGGGATACACCGGGCGGCGCGTGACCGACATCGTCAACATCGGCATCGGCGGATCCGACCTCGGGCCGTTGATGGTGACGGAGTGCCTGCGCCCCTACGCGCAGCGGGGGCTGAACGTGCACTTCGTCTCGAACGTCGACGGCACCCATCTGGTCGAGACCCTCCGTACCCTCGACCCGGAGACCACCCTCTTCATGATCGCCTCCAAGACCTTTACCACCCAGGAGACGATGACCAACGCCTACTCGGCGCGTGCGTGGTTCCTCGAGAAGGCCGGCGATCCGGGGCATGTCGCGAGGCATTTCGTGGCGCTTTCGACCCATGCGGAAAAGGTGCGGGCCTTCGGGATCGATCCGGAGAACATGTTCGTCTTCTGGGACTGGGTCGGCGGCCGCTACTCGCTCTGGTCGGCCATCGGGCTTTCGATCGCTTGCTCCGTGGGCTTCGACCGGTTCCGGGAGCTCCTGGACGGCGCCTATGCCATGGACCGGCACTTTCAGGAAACCGCTTTCGCAGAGAACATCCCCGTGATCCTCGCGCTCCTCGGGGTCTGGTACAACAATTTCTTCGGCGCCGAAACGCACGCCATCCTGCCTTACGACCAGTACATGCACCGATTCCCCGCCTATTTTCAGCAGGGCGACATGGAAAGCAACGGCAAGTCGGTCGACCGGAGCGGCAGGCCGGCCGGCTGGCAGACCGGCCCGATCCTCTGGGGCGAGCCGGGGACGAACGGGCAGCATGCCTTCTACCAGTTGATCCACCAGGGCACCAAGCTGGTGCCCGCCGATTTCCTGGCACCGGCCGTAAGCCACAATCCGATCGGAGAACACCACGCGATCCTGCTGTCCAACTTCTTCGCCCAGACCGAGGCCCTCATGAACGGCAAGACCCGCGAGGAGGCTGCAGCCGAGCTCAGGCGCGAGGGGAAGGATGAAGCGGAGGTCGAGGCGCTGTCCGCCTACAAAACCTTCGAGGGCAACCGCCCCACGAATTCCATCCTCTTCCGGCAGTTGACCCCGCGGGTCCTGGGGAGCCTGATCGCGATGTACGAGCACAAGATCTTCGTCCAGGGCGTTATCTGGAACATCTTCAGCTTCGACCAGTGGGGCGTGGAACTCGGCAAGCAGTTGGCGAAGAGAATCCTCCCGGAGCTCGAAGGCGGGGATTCGATCGGCAGCCACGATGCCTCTACAAACGGCCTGATCAACGCCTTCAAGAAAATGCGCAACAGCCGCCCCGACTGAGGGGCCGAGCATCGCGTCGCCGGCAGAGGATCGAACCCCCTTTGTCCCCGGTTCGATCCTCGGGTCCGGCCTGGTTCAAGGTCAGCGCCTGAATGGCGCGCCTTGACCCGATGCGCCATCTAATTCAGCCCATCGCTTCAACAGCACGTTTTTTCACGGCACCGGACATTTTTCTGAGAACAGCGGAAAACAAGGCTTTGAGACGGCTTTCTGCGGCATCCGCGCGAAAAATTTTGTCAGAATGATTGCGCATAGGGGAAAGGGGTGGCACAATGTGGTATATCCTCGGCGAGGCCGTCCCCTTCGTTTCGCGTCGTGGTGTGCGGTGCCGCTTGCGCATGAGGAGCCGCAGGGGTGTCGTCCGGGGATGGTTGGGTCGAAACTGGCACGGGAGGTTTCCGATGGGTCCAGGCTCGATTTTGGCTGGAAGAGGGCTGATCGCATACGTCCAGGGCCTCGTGTTCGGCGTGCTGCTGTTAGCGGGCGGCATCGGCTGGGCAGAGGAAGCGGCTTCATCGGAGGCGTCTTTCGGGATGCCCGACCTGAACGGGTACATCGAGGCGGCGCTCCTCGCCAATGGGGAGATCCACGCGGCCGAGGAGAACTGGCGGGCTGCGGTTCAGAGGGCCGAGCAGGCTGGGGCCCCGCCCGATCCGCGGTTCAGCTACGGCTACTACGTTACACCGGTCGAAACCCGCGTGGGGCCGCAGAGGCATCGGTTCGCGCTGGCTCAGACCTTTCCTTGGTTCGGCAGGCTTTCGTTGAAAGAGCGGCAGGCCGTGTTGGAGGCCGAGGCGGTGCGAATCCGGATCGAAGAAGCGCAGGCGAACGTCATCCGGCGGGTGAAAGACGCCTATTTTGAGTACGCCTATGCAGGCCGGGCGATCGCAGTCGCCCGCGGGAACATCGAGCTGCTGCGCTACCTCGAACGGGTGACGGAGGATCGCTACAAGGCCGGGCTTTCTTCCTACGCCCAGTTTCTGAGGATTCAGGTGGAGCTTGCCAGGCTGGAGGACCGCCTGCGATCCCTCGAGGATCTCCTTCTGCCGCTTCAGGCGCGTCTGAACGCCGCCATGAGCCGCCCCTCGACAGACCCTCTGCCCCTGCCGGACGAGATCCCGATCTTGATCGCCGACAGGACGGACGCGGAGATCGCGGCGGCCCTCGCCGAGGGAAACCCCGAGCTGCGCGCCCTCCAGATCCGGGCCGAAGCCGCATCGACCGGTGCCGACTTTGCCCGGAAGGGCTTCTTTCCCGATGTCACCCTCGGGCTCGAGTTCATCCAGACGGACAAGGCCCGTGTCGGCAACCCCGACCGGAACGGCGACGATCCGCTCGTCGCCACCGTTTCGTTCAACATTCCGCTGTGGTTCGATGCACGCAAGGCTGCGGTGGAGGAGGCCCGAAGCCGGGCGGCATCGCTCAAACGACAGAATACGGGCGCCTATGACCGGCTCAGCGCCGCTTTGCAGCTGGCGCTTTTCAAGTACCGGGACGCGGGCCGCAGGATCTCGCTTTTCAGGAACAGCCTTCTCCCCAAGGCGGAGCAGGGCATGGCCGCAACCCTCGACGCCTTTCAGACCGGGGGTCAGTCGGTTCTGGACCTGATCGATGCCGAGCGCACCCTCCTCGAGTTTCAGCTCTCCTATCTGCGCGCCGTGGCGGACCAAGGGCAGTACCTGGCTGAGATGGAAAGCCTGCTGGGGCAGGAGATCCCGTGCAGGGTGCAGGGCGCCCCGGTCCATCTTCCCGGGCTCGAGCGGGCAAAAGACGGGGATGGTCAGCCGGCAGGATCCGTCCGGTAGGGTTCGGCCGGGAGCCGGGACTGGGCACGTTGCGCCGGGCGCCCCATTGCCCGAAACCCCGCGCGGCCTGCATCCGTGCATGTGTCTGATCCGCCGAGCATGCGCTGCTCGAATCGCTGCGTGGTATAGAGCGCCCAGGACCCCGCGGTACGTTCAACGGGGCAGGTTTCTCAGCTGCTGGAACACAGAGTTGTCTCGCGCGTTTCAAGGCATTCAGCCCAGGAAAGGAGTTGCAGCATGATACGACCAGGAAAAGTCCTTGCGGTTTTAGCGGTGTTTTTTTTCGTCTTCGGCGTTTTGCCTGCGGCAGCGGAAGTCAAACAGGAGAAGTGCCCCATCATGGGGTACAAGCCCACGGAGAAGCTCTTTGTGGACTATCAGGGGAAGCGCATCTATTTCTGCTGTGCGAGCTGCCCTGAGACGTTCATGAAGGATCCCGACACCTATTTGCAAAAGATGCGGGAGGAGGGAATCTTCCTGGAAGACAGCCCGGATGCCGTTCCAGGGAGAGGCCCCGGAGACGAATCAAAAGGGGATTTGAAAGGCGGCCGCTGAAGATGGAGGGGGGCGGGTCATGAACGAGGAACGGGGAAAGACCCGGGGGCGTTTTGCCGGACGCCGGGCTGGAGCGGTCCTGGCTTTGATCCTGGCAGGCGGCCTCCTCGGCTGGGGAGCGGCGATGTGGCTCATGCCGGATGAGCTGCACCAGGCCGCCCGGGAAGCGCCTGCCGAGAGGGAACAGGTCCATGCGGGTGGCGAGGCGGCCACCATCTGGACCTGCTCCATGCACCCGCAGATCCAACTCCCTGAGCCGGGGAAGTGCCCGATCTGCTTCATGGACCTGATCCCGCTCAAACAGGAGACCTCGGAAGGCTCCGCCAGGAGCCTCCGGGAGATCCGCCTCTCAGAAAGCGCCCGCAGGCTCGCCCAGGTCCAGACATCGCCTGTCATCCGAAGGACACCTGATGTGGAAACACGCCTCTCCGGGGAGGTGGTCTACGACGAGACCCGGCTCGGGGAGATCACCGCGAGGGTGGGCGGACGGATCGACCAGCTTTACGTGGATTACACCGGCGCCTTCGTCCAGAAAGGCCGGCCCATGGCGGAGATCTACAGTCCGGAGCTCTACGCCGCGCAGTCGGAGTTCATCCAGGCGGTGAAAAGCCTGTCGGATCTGCCGGAAAACGGTCTGCAACTGATCCGCGACTCGGCCCGTCGCACCGCCGATGCCGCACGTGAAAAGCTGCGTCTCCTGGGGATGACGAGGCCCCAGGTGGATGCGCTCGCCGAACGCGGCAGGCCCTCGGAGCATGTCACCCTCTATGCCCCTCTGACCGGGGTCGTCATCCGGCGGGAGGTGACCGAAGGGGTGTATGTGGCTACGGGGAGCCCTGTTTACACGGTCGCCGACATCTCGCGGGTCTGGGTGATGCTCGATGCCTACGAATCCGATCTTCCGTGGGTGCGCCCGGGGGCTGAGGTGCAGTTTCGGACGGAGGCCGTTCCGGGCCGGTCTTTCAGCGGCAAGGTAGTGTTCATCGATCCCTTCCTCGATGAGCGGACGCGCACCGCTAGGGTGCGACTCGAGGCGGAAAACCCGGATCTCCGGCTGCGGCCGGGAATGATCGTGCGGGCGGTGCAGCGGGTCGAAGCCGCGGCCGCTTCAGAGGGTGAGGCGCCCCTCCTGATCCCGGCTTCGGCCCCGCTCCTGACCGGAAAGAGAGCGGTCGTGTATGTGGCGCTCCCGGGCGGGGAGGGGCTTTACGAGGGGCGCGAAGTGGTCCTCGGGCCGCGGGCCGGGGACTGGTACGTGGTCCGGGAAGGGCTGAGGGAAGGGGAAGAGGTGGTGACGCGCGGGGCCTTCAGGCTCGACAGCGCCCTGCAGATCCAGGCCAAACCGAGCATGATGGCCCCGGAGCCGGGTGCGGCACCGGCCGGGGGGCATGACCACGCCATGGAAGGTCCTGAGCGAGGAATGCCGGGAGCCGGGAGCCGCTGGCCTGTCTCCGCTCCGGCGGAAGCGGAGCTCCGGTCGCTGATCGAGGACGCGGGCGCCCTGGAGGGCCTGCTGGCATCCGGAGACCTGAACGCCGCCAGGGTCGCCTTCAAGGGCATCCACGAGCGCATCGGTGCGATCGCCGATGAGGGGCCGGAGGGCGAAGGCGGGCTCCTGTGGCGTGAATGGACCATGCTGATCCGCAATGACAGCCTCCTCGGTTCCGAGGCGGTGGACCTGGGGGAGGCCCGGTTCCTCCACAGCGAGCTTTCCCGGCACATGGCCCGACTGGCGGAGCGCCTGGGACCGGCGGCCGGCGAGGCGCCCCCCGGGCATCCGGATGTGCCTCACGCCTTTCGCCGACAGCTCGGGGATCTGGTCATGGCCTATGTGCCGGTCTCCGAGGCCCTCGCCGCCGATGATGCCGAAGGCGCCCGAAAGAGGGTCCACGCCTTATTGGAGGTCTTTCGGGAGGTTGACGGAGGCGTGCTCCCCGGGCCTGCCCGGGGCGTCTGGGAGGATGCCGCTCGGAGGATCGAGAAGGGGATTCACGGGATGCACGGCGCGGAGGCGATCGATGATCTTCGCAGCGCCTTCGAGCCGGTCTCGAGCGGTCTCATCGCAGCGGTTGCCGCTCTGGGGGTCGTGATGGACCAGCCCGTCTTCGAGGTTTTCTGCCCCATGGCCTTCGAGGATCGAGGCGCGTCGTGGCTCCAGTTGGACGAGCAGGTGCGGAACCCTTATTTCGGCGCTGCGATGCTCGCCTGCGGTGAGGTGAAACGGCGCGTCGACCAACCCTGAGCCAGCTTATGAAAAATGACGGGCAACATATGGAAAAAAGTGATGATAGCGTTGCAATAAAAGATCAGTCCTCCTTCGTTGCGCGCATCGTCGACTTCTGCCTCAGGCAGCGGCTGGTCGTCATCCTCCTGACGCTTCTCGTGATCGGCTGGGGGGTTTTCACGGCGCCCTTCGAGTGGGAAATCGGCATCCCCAGGGACCCGGTTCCCGTCGACGCCATCCCGGACATCGGCGAAAACCAGCAGATCGTCTTCACCGAATGGCCCGGCCGTTCCCCGCAGGACGTGGAAGATCAGGTGACCTACCCCCTCACGGTTTCGCTCCTCGGCATCCCGGGGGTCCGGACGGTCCGCAGCCTCTCCATGTTCGGGTTTTCAAGCATTTACGTGATCTTCGAAGAGGGGGTCGACTTTTACTGGTCCCGCACCCGGCTCCTCGAAAAGCTTTCGAGCCTTCCCCCCGCAGCCCTCCCGGCCGGTGTCCGCCCCACCCTGGGGCCGGATGCGACGGCCCTCGGGCAGGTCTTCTGGTACACCCTCGAAGGGAGGGACCCGGAGGGGAAGCCGGCCGGCGGGTGGGATCTCGATGAGCTCAGGAGCATCCAGGACTGGTATGTGCGCTATGCCCTCCTTTCCGCCGAGGGGGTCAGCGAGGTCGCCTCGGTGGGGGGCTTTGTCCGGGAATACCAGGTGGATGTGGACCCGGATGCCCTGCGGGCCTACGGGGTGAAGTTCGAGCAGGTCCTGGCCGCTGTGAAGATGTCGAACCTGGATGTTGGGGCACGGACGATCGAGCTGAACGACGTCGAGTACATCATCCGCGGGGTCGGCTTCGTCAAGCGGATCCCCGACATCGAGAGCGCAGTCGTTGCAGTGCGGGAGGGCGTTCCCGTGCGGGTCGGCGATGTGGCGAGGGTGGCCGCGGGCCCTGCGCTCCGCCGGGGCGCGCTCGACAAGGAGGGGGTCGAGGCGGTGGGGGGCGTCGTGGTGGCGCGCTACGGGGAAAACCCGCTCGCCGCCATCCGGAACGTGAAAGAGAAGATCGCCGAGATCAGCCCGGGGCTCCCTTCGCGGACCCTGGCCGACGGGACGGTCAGCAAGGTGACGGTGGTGCCCTTCTATGACCGCTCCGGGCTGATCGCCGAGACCCTGGGGACCCTCAACACCGCGCTCGTGGAGGAGATCCTCGTCACCGTCATCGTCATCCTGATCGCGGTCATGCATCTGCGGAGTTCCCTCATCGTCTCGGCGCTGCTGCCCCTCGCGGTGCTCATGTGCTTCATCGGAATGAAGCTCTTCGGCATCGACGCCAATATCGTGGCCCTTTCGGGGATCGCCATCGCCATCGGGACGATGGTGGACATGGGCATCATCATCACCGAGAACATCCTCGCGCACCTGGAGAATGACAAGACAGGCGGAAACAGGCTGACGCTCATCTACCGGGCCACCGTCGAGGTGGGCGGGGCGGTGCTCACCGCGGTCGCGACAACGATCATCGGCTTCCTGCCCGTCTTCGCCATGGAAGGGGCCGAGGGGAAGCTCTTCAAACCCCTCGCCTACACCAAGACCTTTGCTCTGATCGCCTCCCTGATCGTGGCGCTGACCATCCTGCCGACCCTGGCGGCGATGCTGATGGCGCATCGACGGATGCTCGTGCGCGGCGTGCGCCGCTGGCTGCGGCCGGGCTTGTACGCCGCGGCGGGAATCGGCGTCGGGTTTGCCGTCAACGGGTGGCTCGGGCTCGCACTCCTGTGGCTGGCCGCCCGGGCGGCGCTCGAGGGCCGGTTGCCGGCGGGGCCGGAGCGCTGGATTTCGCGGGCCGAGAACTGGCTCCTGATCGCCCTCGTCATGATCCTGCTCTCGAAGCACTGGCTGCCGCTCGGGCCCGAGACGGGGTCCTTCAGAAACTTCCTGTTCGTTTTCGGGCTGATCGGCGGGCTCCTCGCTTTGCTCGGCCTGTTTCGGCTGGTTTACCCGCGCCTCCTTTCCTGGTTCCTTGCCCGGAAAGGCCTCTTCCTGGTCCTTCCCGCAACGGTCGTCCTTCTCGGCGCGATGATCTGGCAGGGGGCGCCGGCGATGACCGCATGGCTTCCGGAGGCCCTGCGCGGGAGCCCGCCCTTCGTCGCCCTCCATCACGTTTTCCCCGGCCTTGGGAAGGAGTTCATGCCGCCCCTCGACGAGGGCTCATACCTCTACATGCCGACCACCATGGTCCACGCCTCGATCGGGGAGGTGCAGGAGATCCTCGCGCTGCAGGACAAGGCGGTCTCAACCATTCCCGAGGTGGCGGGCGCGGTCGGCAAGCTCGGCCGCGCCGAGACGCCCCTGGATCCGGCGCCCGTTTCGATGATCGAGACGGTCATCAACTACCACCCGGAATACCTGACGGATGAAAACGGGAGGCGGCTGACCTTCCGGTTCGAGCCCTCGGGCCGCGACGTCTTCCGGGATGCCGCCGGGAGGCCGGTGCACGCGCCGGACGGTCTGCCCTACATGGTGCCGGGGCGTTATGTGCGGGATGCCGCCGGCGCCCTCATCCCCGATCCGGACGGAAAGCCCTTCCGGTTGTGGCGGCCGCGCCTCGACGCTGATTTGAATCCGGACCGTGAGGCCTGGCCGGGGATTCGATCCCCGCGCGAGATTTGGGACGAGATCGTGCGCGCGGCCGATGTGCCCGGGGTGACGAGCGCCCCGATGCTCCAGCCGATCGCGGCGCGCATCGTGATGCTCCAGTCCGGCATGCGGGCGCCGATGGGGATCAAAATCAAGGGGCCCGATCTGGAGACCATCGAACAGGTGGGCATCCGGATGGAGGGGCTCCTCAAACAGGTTCCTTCCATCGAGCCGGCCACGGTCTTCGCCGACCGAATCGTCGGGAAGCCCTACCTGGAGATCGTCGTCGACCGGGAGGCCGTCTCGCGCTATGGCATCATGGTGAACGAGGTGCAGGAGGTGATCGAGGGCGCCGTCGGCGGTCGGACGGCCACCGTGACGGTGGAGGGCCGGGAGCGCTATGCCGTCCGGGTGCGCTATCAGCGTGAACTGCGCGACAGCGTCGAGGCGCTCGGCCGGGTGCTGGTGGCTTCCCCCGTGATGGGTCAGCAGATCCCGCTCGAGCAGTTGGCCGACATCCGGTATGTGCGGGGGCCCCAGGCGATCAAGAGCGAGGACACCTTCCTGCTGGGCTACGTCCTCTTCGACATGAAGCCGGGCTTCGCCGAGGTGGATGTTGTGGAGCAGGCCGCGCGCTTTCTGAAGGAAAAGGAGCGGAGCGGGGAGCTGGTCCTGCCGGCCGGCGTCTCCTACCGCTTCGCCGGCAGCTACGAGAACCAGGTCCGCGCCCAGAAGAAGCTCGCCGTCGTCCTGCCCCTGGCCCTCCTCCTGATCTTCATCGTGCTCTACCTGCAGTTCCGGTCCACTCTGACCACCTGCATGGTGTTCTCGAGCATCTTCGTGGCCTGGGGCGGGGGCTTCATTATGGTCTGGCTCTACGGCCGGCCCGGGTTTCTGGATTTCAGCCTCTTCG of the Desulfatiglans anilini DSM 4660 genome contains:
- a CDS encoding ATP-binding protein, with the protein product MKIPSEELFSVLSQFNPWWRKESIPDLPHWRRAVFREFYSWLLPPPAPRAVMLSGARQVGKTTLILQAIQQLLQEGVPPANILYATFDHPMLKLAGIDEVIAAWREMEPRTEGSEYLFLDEAQFIRQWGTWIKHQVDFQKHRRIAFTGSAVPLVEAEQESGVGRWHIIKLTTLSFYEYIKIKKLQLPDLPELSSLKELFDWTPREIHRCMEAAGAYVGHFHEYLLRGGFPQTAQVESITQAQRLLREDIIDKVLKRDMTAIFGVRRVLDLEHTFLYLCMHDGGLLDMPSLCSNLEVKRPTAQSFIELLEATHLIYRLPPFGYGKDVLRAKFKIYLADAAIAPAVMLKGKTMLEDPAALGTATESAVFKHLFTRYYSQNVRFSYWKGKRNLEVDLVAQIGGMLIPFEVKYRSQHAEIRDLKGLLELVRVKNLPRGYVVTKSLNDFGVLQEDPGIPGRIMRVPAPLLCYWMGYGELQAPSFE
- the pgi gene encoding glucose-6-phosphate isomerase, producing MLPKIDPTRTNAWRKLARHFELVEPLHMRDLFKQDPRRFEKFSIRFDDILVDYSKNRITEETLALLFELAEEVRLKDAVASLFSGERINETENRPVLHMALRNRPDQPVRVDGRDVMPEVDAVLRKMARFSEAVRGGAWTGYTGRRVTDIVNIGIGGSDLGPLMVTECLRPYAQRGLNVHFVSNVDGTHLVETLRTLDPETTLFMIASKTFTTQETMTNAYSARAWFLEKAGDPGHVARHFVALSTHAEKVRAFGIDPENMFVFWDWVGGRYSLWSAIGLSIACSVGFDRFRELLDGAYAMDRHFQETAFAENIPVILALLGVWYNNFFGAETHAILPYDQYMHRFPAYFQQGDMESNGKSVDRSGRPAGWQTGPILWGEPGTNGQHAFYQLIHQGTKLVPADFLAPAVSHNPIGEHHAILLSNFFAQTEALMNGKTREEAAAELRREGKDEAEVEALSAYKTFEGNRPTNSILFRQLTPRVLGSLIAMYEHKIFVQGVIWNIFSFDQWGVELGKQLAKRILPELEGGDSIGSHDASTNGLINAFKKMRNSRPD
- a CDS encoding TolC family protein, with amino-acid sequence MGPGSILAGRGLIAYVQGLVFGVLLLAGGIGWAEEAASSEASFGMPDLNGYIEAALLANGEIHAAEENWRAAVQRAEQAGAPPDPRFSYGYYVTPVETRVGPQRHRFALAQTFPWFGRLSLKERQAVLEAEAVRIRIEEAQANVIRRVKDAYFEYAYAGRAIAVARGNIELLRYLERVTEDRYKAGLSSYAQFLRIQVELARLEDRLRSLEDLLLPLQARLNAAMSRPSTDPLPLPDEIPILIADRTDAEIAAALAEGNPELRALQIRAEAASTGADFARKGFFPDVTLGLEFIQTDKARVGNPDRNGDDPLVATVSFNIPLWFDARKAAVEEARSRAASLKRQNTGAYDRLSAALQLALFKYRDAGRRISLFRNSLLPKAEQGMAATLDAFQTGGQSVLDLIDAERTLLEFQLSYLRAVADQGQYLAEMESLLGQEIPCRVQGAPVHLPGLERAKDGDGQPAGSVR
- a CDS encoding YHS domain-containing protein, with translation MIRPGKVLAVLAVFFFVFGVLPAAAEVKQEKCPIMGYKPTEKLFVDYQGKRIYFCCASCPETFMKDPDTYLQKMREEGIFLEDSPDAVPGRGPGDESKGDLKGGR
- a CDS encoding efflux RND transporter periplasmic adaptor subunit gives rise to the protein MNEERGKTRGRFAGRRAGAVLALILAGGLLGWGAAMWLMPDELHQAAREAPAEREQVHAGGEAATIWTCSMHPQIQLPEPGKCPICFMDLIPLKQETSEGSARSLREIRLSESARRLAQVQTSPVIRRTPDVETRLSGEVVYDETRLGEITARVGGRIDQLYVDYTGAFVQKGRPMAEIYSPELYAAQSEFIQAVKSLSDLPENGLQLIRDSARRTADAAREKLRLLGMTRPQVDALAERGRPSEHVTLYAPLTGVVIRREVTEGVYVATGSPVYTVADISRVWVMLDAYESDLPWVRPGAEVQFRTEAVPGRSFSGKVVFIDPFLDERTRTARVRLEAENPDLRLRPGMIVRAVQRVEAAAASEGEAPLLIPASAPLLTGKRAVVYVALPGGEGLYEGREVVLGPRAGDWYVVREGLREGEEVVTRGAFRLDSALQIQAKPSMMAPEPGAAPAGGHDHAMEGPERGMPGAGSRWPVSAPAEAELRSLIEDAGALEGLLASGDLNAARVAFKGIHERIGAIADEGPEGEGGLLWREWTMLIRNDSLLGSEAVDLGEARFLHSELSRHMARLAERLGPAAGEAPPGHPDVPHAFRRQLGDLVMAYVPVSEALAADDAEGARKRVHALLEVFREVDGGVLPGPARGVWEDAARRIEKGIHGMHGAEAIDDLRSAFEPVSSGLIAAVAALGVVMDQPVFEVFCPMAFEDRGASWLQLDEQVRNPYFGAAMLACGEVKRRVDQP
- a CDS encoding efflux RND transporter permease subunit, which gives rise to MEKSDDSVAIKDQSSFVARIVDFCLRQRLVVILLTLLVIGWGVFTAPFEWEIGIPRDPVPVDAIPDIGENQQIVFTEWPGRSPQDVEDQVTYPLTVSLLGIPGVRTVRSLSMFGFSSIYVIFEEGVDFYWSRTRLLEKLSSLPPAALPAGVRPTLGPDATALGQVFWYTLEGRDPEGKPAGGWDLDELRSIQDWYVRYALLSAEGVSEVASVGGFVREYQVDVDPDALRAYGVKFEQVLAAVKMSNLDVGARTIELNDVEYIIRGVGFVKRIPDIESAVVAVREGVPVRVGDVARVAAGPALRRGALDKEGVEAVGGVVVARYGENPLAAIRNVKEKIAEISPGLPSRTLADGTVSKVTVVPFYDRSGLIAETLGTLNTALVEEILVTVIVILIAVMHLRSSLIVSALLPLAVLMCFIGMKLFGIDANIVALSGIAIAIGTMVDMGIIITENILAHLENDKTGGNRLTLIYRATVEVGGAVLTAVATTIIGFLPVFAMEGAEGKLFKPLAYTKTFALIASLIVALTILPTLAAMLMAHRRMLVRGVRRWLRPGLYAAAGIGVGFAVNGWLGLALLWLAARAALEGRLPAGPERWISRAENWLLIALVMILLSKHWLPLGPETGSFRNFLFVFGLIGGLLALLGLFRLVYPRLLSWFLARKGLFLVLPATVVLLGAMIWQGAPAMTAWLPEALRGSPPFVALHHVFPGLGKEFMPPLDEGSYLYMPTTMVHASIGEVQEILALQDKAVSTIPEVAGAVGKLGRAETPLDPAPVSMIETVINYHPEYLTDENGRRLTFRFEPSGRDVFRDAAGRPVHAPDGLPYMVPGRYVRDAAGALIPDPDGKPFRLWRPRLDADLNPDREAWPGIRSPREIWDEIVRAADVPGVTSAPMLQPIAARIVMLQSGMRAPMGIKIKGPDLETIEQVGIRMEGLLKQVPSIEPATVFADRIVGKPYLEIVVDREAVSRYGIMVNEVQEVIEGAVGGRTATVTVEGRERYAVRVRYQRELRDSVEALGRVLVASPVMGQQIPLEQLADIRYVRGPQAIKSEDTFLLGYVLFDMKPGFAEVDVVEQAARFLKEKERSGELVLPAGVSYRFAGSYENQVRAQKKLAVVLPLALLLIFIVLYLQFRSTLTTCMVFSSIFVAWGGGFIMVWLYGRPGFLDFSLFGVSMQSLFQVHPINLSVAIWVGFLALFGIASDDGVLMATYLDDSRAERPTDSIPAIRKAVVAGAVRRIRPASMTSATTILALLPILTSTGRGADVMIPMAIPSFGGMVFAVLTWFVVPVLYCMREEMRFRWSSRSPSEGYSSSVQPAPRRQG